In Candidatus Reconcilbacillus cellulovorans, the following proteins share a genomic window:
- a CDS encoding prolipoprotein diacylglyceryl transferase, giving the protein MDPIAFTLGPLTVRWYGIILGCGALVGLWLAVREGRRFGLAPEFFMDLLLIGVPAAIVGARLYYVAFQWESYRDDWTEIFKIWHGGIAIYGALIGAIAAAVWYARRKKVSFWRIADICAPSLIAGQAIGRWGNFVNQEAHGGPVDESFLRETLRLPGWIVEQMRIDGVYYHPTFLYESVWNLLGLLFLFWLRRRPFLRAGELFAAYFLWYSLGRFWIEGLRTDSLAFEGPPWLVALMDALWAPMRLLFEPGAMAYGNVRVSQLLSLVIFVAGWVFIVWRRKTGRAETRYADPIVRG; this is encoded by the coding sequence ATCGATCCGATCGCGTTTACGCTGGGACCGCTGACGGTCCGATGGTACGGCATCATTCTCGGTTGCGGCGCATTGGTCGGGCTCTGGCTGGCTGTCCGTGAAGGCCGCAGGTTCGGCCTGGCGCCGGAATTTTTCATGGATCTGCTGCTGATCGGCGTGCCGGCCGCGATCGTCGGCGCGCGGCTTTATTATGTTGCGTTTCAGTGGGAATCGTACCGGGACGACTGGACGGAAATTTTCAAAATTTGGCACGGCGGCATCGCGATTTACGGTGCGCTGATCGGCGCGATCGCCGCCGCCGTCTGGTACGCACGGAGAAAAAAGGTATCGTTCTGGCGAATCGCCGACATTTGCGCGCCGTCGCTCATCGCGGGGCAGGCGATCGGCCGCTGGGGCAATTTCGTCAACCAGGAAGCGCACGGCGGTCCGGTCGACGAGTCGTTTTTGCGGGAAACGCTGCGGTTGCCGGGCTGGATCGTCGAACAGATGCGGATCGACGGCGTCTACTATCATCCGACGTTTTTGTACGAGTCGGTCTGGAATTTGCTCGGGCTGCTGTTTTTGTTTTGGCTGAGGCGCAGGCCGTTTTTGCGGGCGGGCGAGCTGTTCGCCGCTTATTTTCTATGGTATTCGCTCGGGAGGTTTTGGATCGAAGGGTTGCGTACGGACAGTCTGGCTTTCGAAGGTCCGCCGTGGCTGGTGGCGCTGATGGACGCCTTGTGGGCGCCGATGCGGCTGTTGTTCGAGCCGGGTGCGATGGCGTACGGGAACGTACGGGTGTCGCAACTGTTGTCGCTGGTCATTTTTGTCGCCGGCTGGGTGTTTATTGTCTGGAGAAGGAAGACGGGCCGCGCCGAGACGCGCTACGCGGATCCGATCGTCCGGGGGTGA
- a CDS encoding ATP phosphoribosyltransferase regulatory subunit, which produces MSRPKPFEKPPGLRDYLPAQAVKLKNLESRLLDCMRRWGYRPIITPTLEYYDTVGAASATSEAKLFKLLGQNGTTIVLRPEMTAPIARVAATLLRNEPLPLRLAYHANVFRAFGGEAGKDPEFWQTGVELIGDATPDADAEVIALAAACLETAGVRSFALAIGHAGFLHAMLADVLRDRPQAQEELKSCLSRRDFAGFRERLDGYGLPSDVRGELESMLRMRGGRDICDAVSGLSRHPEARQALEQLGELWEALQAFGAADRVRIDLTLTGDFTYYTGMTFEGYADGVGFPIASGGRYDRLLAQFGRPAPATGFALKTNRILELVDDGGTPEPERVLVVYAPHRRQEALQKAAELRRSGTCAVETMRTDVAAAAGVGPESSAAARILWLD; this is translated from the coding sequence TTGTCCAGACCGAAACCGTTCGAGAAGCCGCCGGGATTGCGCGATTATTTGCCTGCACAGGCGGTGAAGCTGAAAAATTTGGAATCGCGGCTGCTCGACTGTATGCGCCGATGGGGCTACCGGCCGATCATCACCCCGACGCTGGAATATTACGACACGGTGGGGGCGGCCAGCGCGACGTCGGAGGCTAAGCTGTTCAAGTTGCTCGGGCAAAACGGCACGACGATCGTGTTGCGGCCGGAGATGACCGCCCCGATCGCACGGGTGGCGGCCACGTTACTTCGGAACGAGCCCCTGCCGCTCAGACTCGCTTATCACGCCAACGTTTTCCGCGCGTTTGGCGGCGAGGCCGGCAAAGATCCGGAATTTTGGCAGACCGGCGTCGAGTTGATCGGCGACGCCACGCCGGACGCGGACGCGGAAGTGATCGCGTTGGCGGCCGCTTGTCTTGAGACGGCGGGCGTCCGGTCGTTCGCCTTGGCGATCGGCCATGCGGGGTTTCTTCACGCAATGCTGGCCGACGTGCTGCGCGACCGACCGCAGGCGCAGGAGGAGCTGAAGTCGTGTCTGTCGCGGCGCGACTTTGCCGGTTTCCGCGAGCGGCTCGACGGGTACGGTCTGCCGTCGGACGTGCGCGGGGAGCTGGAAAGCATGTTGCGGATGCGGGGAGGCCGAGACATTTGCGACGCAGTGTCCGGCCTGTCACGACACCCAGAGGCGAGACAGGCGCTGGAACAACTGGGCGAGCTGTGGGAAGCGCTTCAGGCGTTCGGCGCTGCGGACCGCGTGCGCATCGACTTGACGTTGACCGGCGATTTTACATATTACACCGGGATGACGTTCGAGGGATACGCCGACGGCGTCGGTTTCCCGATTGCAAGCGGCGGCCGTTACGACCGCTTGCTTGCTCAGTTCGGGAGACCGGCTCCGGCGACCGGATTCGCGCTGAAAACGAACCGGATTCTCGAACTGGTCGACGACGGCGGGACGCCCGAGCCGGAGCGCGTGCTCGTCGTTTATGCGCCGCACCGGCGACAGGAGGCGTTGCAGAAAGCGGCGGAGCTGCGCCGAAGCGGAACGTGCGCGGTCGAGACGATGCGGACCGACGTCGCGGCGGCTGCGGGCGTCGGACCGGAGAGTTCCGCGGCCGCCCGAATTTTGTGGCTGGATTGA
- a CDS encoding ATP phosphoribosyltransferase, which translates to MEAPTELSIAVPKGRILRPIAELFVEAGVCFPENLDETRKFIVPVPDCRLTFIVAKPADVPTYVEYGAADLGIVGKDVLMEEERDVYELLDLGIGRCRLSVIALPGWKPTIHPRVASKFPNIASRYFRERGQQVEVIRLHGNTELAPLIGLADRIVDLVETGATIRQNGLIEIEKIADITSRLIANRASYRLKNAPIQLLCDRLQEAVRSRALRVGAPAPGGKMTR; encoded by the coding sequence ATGGAGGCGCCAACCGAACTGAGCATCGCCGTGCCGAAGGGCCGTATCTTGCGGCCGATCGCCGAACTGTTCGTCGAGGCAGGCGTGTGTTTTCCGGAAAACCTCGACGAGACGAGGAAATTTATCGTTCCCGTGCCGGATTGCCGTCTGACGTTTATCGTCGCCAAGCCAGCGGACGTACCGACGTACGTCGAATACGGCGCCGCGGATCTCGGCATTGTCGGCAAAGACGTGCTGATGGAAGAGGAGCGCGACGTTTACGAGCTGCTCGACCTCGGCATCGGCCGGTGCCGTCTGTCGGTCATCGCGCTGCCGGGCTGGAAGCCGACGATCCATCCGCGGGTGGCGAGCAAGTTCCCGAACATCGCATCCCGTTATTTCCGCGAGCGCGGCCAGCAGGTAGAAGTGATCCGACTGCACGGCAATACCGAGCTGGCTCCGCTCATCGGCTTGGCGGACCGTATCGTCGACCTGGTCGAAACGGGCGCGACGATCCGGCAGAACGGCCTTATCGAAATCGAGAAAATTGCGGATATCACCAGCCGGCTTATTGCGAACCGGGCGAGCTATCGCCTGAAAAACGCGCCGATCCAGCTCTTGTGCGACCGGCTGCAGGAAGCCGTCCGGTCGAGGGCGTTGCGCGTCGGCGCACCGGCTCCGGGAGGGAAAATGACGCGATGA
- a CDS encoding histidinol dehydrogenase: MKLVTAEQFSTRRDAADYGDPETREAVKRIVERVRREGDAALREFTERFDGVRIDDWRVPEAEVVEAYARVSPEFLAALRRAADNIRAFHERQRRGSWFEARPDGSVVGQLVRPLSRIGVYVPGGKAAYPSSVLMNVIPARVAGVPEIVMATPARTAGGPGGSGVDPHVLVAAAEAGVREIYRIGGAQAIAALAYGTESIRRVDKIVGPGNLYVALAKRFVFGDVDVDQIAGPSEIAVLADESADPAWIAADLLSQAEHDEAAMPVLITPSERLARAVSAEIERRLASLPRRPIAERSVREQGVIVLVRDLDEGVDVLNRLAPEHAELLVADPWTWLGRIENAGAVFLGPYSPEPVGDYYAGPNHVLPTGGTARFSSPLGVDDFLKKTSVVFYGAAALRACAGDVAVLARTEGLEAHALAVETRFAAGDKGRSGGR; the protein is encoded by the coding sequence ATGAAACTGGTAACGGCCGAACAGTTTTCGACGCGCCGGGACGCCGCCGATTACGGTGACCCGGAAACGCGCGAGGCCGTTAAGCGGATCGTCGAACGCGTACGCCGGGAAGGCGACGCCGCCCTTCGCGAATTCACGGAACGGTTCGACGGCGTGCGGATCGACGACTGGCGCGTGCCGGAGGCGGAAGTGGTAGAGGCGTACGCGCGCGTTTCTCCGGAATTTCTTGCGGCATTGCGCCGGGCGGCCGACAACATCCGCGCTTTTCACGAGCGGCAGCGGCGCGGGTCTTGGTTCGAGGCGCGCCCCGACGGCAGTGTCGTCGGTCAGCTCGTCCGGCCGCTGTCCCGCATCGGCGTCTACGTGCCCGGCGGGAAGGCGGCCTATCCGTCAAGCGTGCTGATGAATGTCATTCCTGCTCGCGTCGCAGGCGTTCCGGAGATCGTGATGGCGACGCCGGCAAGGACAGCGGGCGGTCCGGGAGGTTCGGGCGTCGATCCGCACGTGCTCGTTGCGGCCGCCGAAGCCGGCGTGCGGGAAATTTACCGCATCGGCGGCGCACAGGCGATCGCGGCGCTGGCGTACGGCACGGAGTCGATCCGCCGGGTGGACAAGATCGTCGGGCCGGGCAACCTGTACGTCGCGCTGGCCAAACGGTTCGTGTTCGGCGACGTCGACGTCGACCAAATCGCGGGGCCGAGCGAAATCGCGGTGTTGGCGGATGAGTCGGCCGATCCGGCATGGATCGCCGCCGATCTGTTGTCCCAGGCGGAGCACGACGAGGCGGCGATGCCGGTCTTGATCACGCCGTCGGAGCGTCTCGCCCGCGCCGTTTCGGCGGAAATCGAACGGCGGTTGGCGTCGCTGCCGAGGCGGCCGATCGCCGAGCGCTCGGTCCGGGAGCAGGGAGTCATCGTACTCGTCCGCGACCTCGACGAGGGCGTCGACGTGTTGAACCGGCTGGCGCCGGAACACGCCGAGCTGCTCGTCGCCGATCCGTGGACGTGGCTTGGGCGGATCGAGAACGCGGGCGCGGTGTTTCTCGGACCGTACAGCCCGGAACCTGTCGGCGACTATTACGCCGGTCCGAACCATGTTTTGCCGACCGGCGGAACGGCGCGGTTTTCGTCGCCACTCGGCGTCGACGATTTTCTAAAAAAAACGAGTGTCGTCTTTTACGGCGCTGCGGCGTTGCGCGCCTGTGCCGGCGACGTCGCCGTATTGGCGCGCACGGAAGGGCTTGAGGCGCACGCGCTCGCGGTCGAGACGCGTTTTGCGGCCGGTGATAAGGGGAGGAGCGGCGGACGATGA
- a CDS encoding imidazoleglycerol-phosphate dehydratase: MNGGKQEGACPRRAEVARRTNETDVRVAVVLDGSGTANIKTGVAFFDHMLELFARHGLFDVTVEATGDVHVDDHHTVEDVGICLGRAFREALGDKRGIRRYGHALVPMDESLVEVAVDIGDRPHFEYRVRTPSERIGTMSVESVREFWWKFALEARVALHVVARYGRNSHHLVEAVFKAAARALDEATAVDPRVQGVPSTKGVL; this comes from the coding sequence ATGAACGGCGGTAAACAGGAGGGCGCGTGTCCGCGTCGGGCGGAGGTCGCGCGCAGGACGAACGAGACGGACGTGCGCGTTGCGGTCGTTCTGGACGGTTCGGGCACGGCGAACATCAAGACGGGCGTGGCGTTCTTCGACCACATGCTGGAGTTGTTCGCCCGCCATGGCTTGTTCGACGTAACCGTCGAAGCGACGGGCGACGTTCACGTCGACGATCACCATACCGTCGAGGACGTCGGCATTTGTCTCGGCCGGGCGTTTCGGGAGGCGCTCGGCGACAAGCGCGGCATTCGCCGGTACGGCCATGCGCTCGTGCCGATGGACGAGTCGCTGGTCGAAGTCGCCGTCGACATCGGCGATCGGCCGCATTTCGAATACCGCGTCCGGACGCCGTCCGAACGGATCGGGACGATGTCGGTCGAGTCGGTGCGCGAGTTTTGGTGGAAGTTTGCGCTGGAGGCCCGCGTGGCGTTGCACGTCGTCGCGCGCTACGGCCGAAACAGCCATCATCTCGTCGAGGCCGTGTTCAAGGCGGCTGCGCGCGCGCTCGACGAGGCGACGGCGGTCGATCCGCGCGTTCAAGGGGTTCCCTCGACGAAAGGGGTGCTATGA
- a CDS encoding imidazole glycerol phosphate synthase subunit HisH — MIGIVDYGMGNLHSVRKAIERLGYEAVVTADAAKLASCSAAVLPGVGAFGDAMRELRASGLDRAVIGFAASGRPLLGICLGMQLLFEESEEFGRHEGLGLLPGRVVRFDAGLKVPHMGWNELCLERPDHPLFAGFSGGYVYFVHSYHACVGCRDDLLATTDYGGPVAAVVGRGNVFGMQFHPEKSGAVGIALLANFLRLTG, encoded by the coding sequence TTGATCGGCATCGTCGATTACGGCATGGGCAACCTGCACAGCGTCCGCAAGGCGATCGAGCGGCTCGGCTACGAAGCCGTCGTAACCGCCGACGCCGCGAAACTGGCGTCGTGTTCGGCGGCCGTCCTGCCGGGCGTCGGCGCGTTCGGTGACGCGATGCGCGAGCTGAGGGCGTCGGGGCTTGATCGCGCGGTGATCGGTTTTGCCGCGTCCGGTAGGCCGCTTCTCGGCATTTGTCTCGGCATGCAGCTTTTGTTCGAGGAAAGCGAAGAGTTCGGCCGGCACGAGGGGCTCGGCCTGTTGCCGGGTCGAGTCGTCCGCTTCGACGCCGGTCTCAAGGTGCCCCATATGGGCTGGAACGAGCTCTGCCTCGAACGGCCGGACCACCCTCTGTTCGCCGGCTTTTCGGGCGGTTACGTCTATTTCGTGCACTCGTATCACGCTTGTGTCGGTTGCCGGGACGACCTGCTGGCGACGACGGATTACGGCGGGCCGGTGGCAGCCGTCGTCGGGCGAGGCAACGTGTTCGGCATGCAGTTTCATCCTGAAAAAAGCGGCGCCGTCGGCATCGCGTTGCTCGCCAATTTTCTTCGTTTAACAGGGTGA
- a CDS encoding 1-(5-phosphoribosyl)-5-[(5-phosphoribosylamino)methylideneamino]imidazole-4-carboxamide isomerase translates to MAFTIYPAIDIRGGRCVRLTQGDYGRETVYYDDPVEAALEWVRQGATWLHVVDLDGAKEGRPVHAELIARIAAEAGVPVQAGGGVRTEADIERMLKGGVARVVLGTKAIEDPDLVRRAVSSYGDRVAVGLDARDGNVAVRGWLETTGARAEDVAKELADCGVAVFVVTDIGRDGTMKGPNVEAAVRVARASGRPVVASGGVADLADLIRLKERERDGVVGVIVGKALYAGAFTLREALAALDRAAND, encoded by the coding sequence ATGGCGTTTACGATTTATCCGGCGATCGACATTCGCGGCGGCCGCTGTGTTCGTTTGACGCAGGGCGATTACGGCCGCGAGACGGTCTATTACGACGATCCGGTCGAGGCGGCGCTCGAGTGGGTGCGGCAGGGCGCGACATGGCTGCACGTCGTCGATCTCGACGGCGCGAAAGAAGGCCGGCCGGTCCACGCGGAGCTGATCGCCCGCATCGCGGCCGAAGCCGGCGTGCCTGTGCAGGCCGGCGGCGGGGTCCGCACGGAGGCCGACATCGAGCGGATGCTGAAAGGAGGCGTCGCGCGCGTCGTGCTCGGGACGAAGGCGATCGAGGATCCGGACCTCGTCCGGCGGGCGGTGTCCTCGTACGGCGATCGGGTTGCGGTCGGACTCGACGCGCGGGACGGAAACGTCGCCGTCCGCGGATGGCTCGAGACGACCGGCGCCCGGGCCGAAGACGTGGCCAAGGAATTGGCCGACTGCGGCGTCGCCGTGTTCGTCGTTACCGACATTGGGCGCGACGGCACGATGAAAGGTCCGAACGTCGAAGCGGCCGTCCGGGTGGCGCGGGCGTCCGGCCGTCCCGTCGTGGCGTCCGGCGGCGTCGCGGACCTCGCCGACCTGATCCGGCTGAAAGAACGCGAACGCGACGGCGTCGTCGGCGTGATCGTCGGCAAGGCGCTGTACGCCGGGGCATTCACCCTGCGCGAGGCGCTGGCGGCGCTGGACCGCGCCGCGAACGACTGA
- a CDS encoding imidazole glycerol phosphate synthase subunit HisF — protein MLAKRIIPCLDVKDGRVVKGVRFVDLRDAGDPVELAALYDREGADELVFLDISASAEGRATMVDVVRRTAEEVTIPFTVGGGIASVDDMKRLLRAGADKIAVNTAAVLRPKLIAEGAERFGSQCIVVAIDAKFNPAWGEWEVYTHGGRRPTGLRAIAWAQEAERLGAGEILLTSMDADGTKDGFDLPLTKAVVAAVGIPVIASGGAGAPEHFAEVFLEADADAALAASVFHYREIAVADVKRLLREKGVVVR, from the coding sequence ATGCTGGCCAAACGCATCATTCCGTGTCTTGACGTCAAGGACGGCCGCGTCGTCAAAGGCGTCCGTTTCGTCGACCTGCGCGACGCCGGCGATCCGGTGGAGCTGGCGGCACTCTACGACCGCGAAGGCGCGGACGAACTCGTGTTTCTCGATATTTCCGCTTCCGCGGAAGGACGCGCGACGATGGTCGACGTCGTGCGAAGGACGGCGGAGGAAGTAACGATTCCGTTCACGGTCGGCGGCGGCATCGCGAGCGTCGACGACATGAAACGGCTGCTACGCGCAGGCGCGGACAAAATCGCCGTCAATACCGCCGCGGTGCTTCGGCCCAAGCTGATCGCCGAAGGCGCGGAACGGTTCGGTTCGCAATGTATCGTCGTCGCCATCGACGCCAAATTCAACCCCGCATGGGGAGAATGGGAAGTTTATACGCACGGCGGCAGGCGACCGACTGGACTGCGCGCGATCGCGTGGGCGCAAGAGGCGGAGCGGCTGGGTGCCGGCGAAATTTTGCTGACCAGCATGGACGCCGACGGCACGAAAGACGGGTTCGACCTGCCGCTGACGAAAGCGGTCGTTGCGGCGGTCGGCATTCCCGTCATCGCCTCCGGCGGCGCCGGCGCGCCGGAACATTTCGCCGAAGTGTTCCTGGAAGCGGACGCGGACGCCGCCCTGGCGGCGAGCGTGTTTCACTATCGCGAGATCGCGGTCGCGGACGTCAAGCGTCTGTTGCGCGAAAAGGGGGTCGTCGTCCGATGA
- a CDS encoding bifunctional phosphoribosyl-AMP cyclohydrolase/phosphoribosyl-ATP pyrophosphatase gives MTAKEESWIGDIRWDERGLVPAIVQDDVGKDVLMIAYMNAEALRLTLDTGEAWFYSRSRGRLWRKGETSGNVLKVRSVALDCDGDALLVRAVPAGPACHTGSYSCFAPMWEKKEGSSETGVELGSGTCAEVDSAAKGRDAQSVRDRFRILSVLEGLIAAREAERPEGSYTTYLFRSGLDKILKKVGEESAEVLIAAKNGSRDELRWEVADLLFHLLVLLRERKLSLDDVMRELARRHAGPSD, from the coding sequence ATGACGGCGAAAGAAGAATCGTGGATCGGTGACATTCGGTGGGACGAACGCGGCCTCGTGCCGGCGATCGTCCAAGACGACGTCGGCAAAGACGTGCTGATGATCGCCTACATGAACGCCGAAGCGCTCAGGCTGACGCTCGATACCGGCGAGGCGTGGTTTTACAGTCGGTCGCGCGGGCGTCTCTGGCGCAAGGGCGAAACGTCGGGTAACGTGCTGAAAGTGCGGTCGGTCGCGCTCGACTGTGACGGCGACGCGCTGCTCGTTCGGGCGGTTCCGGCGGGGCCAGCGTGCCATACCGGTTCGTACAGCTGTTTTGCGCCGATGTGGGAAAAAAAGGAGGGTTCTTCCGAGACGGGCGTCGAACTGGGCTCCGGGACGTGCGCCGAGGTGGATTCCGCCGCGAAAGGGCGGGACGCGCAGTCCGTCCGCGATCGGTTCCGCATCCTGTCCGTTCTAGAGGGCCTGATCGCCGCCCGGGAAGCGGAACGCCCGGAAGGCTCCTACACGACGTATTTGTTCCGGTCGGGCCTGGACAAAATCTTGAAAAAAGTCGGCGAGGAATCGGCGGAAGTGCTGATCGCGGCCAAAAACGGCAGCCGCGACGAACTCCGCTGGGAAGTCGCCGACCTCTTGTTTCACTTGCTCGTGCTTTTGCGAGAACGGAAACTCAGTCTGGACGACGTAATGCGGGAGCTTGCGCGTCGGCACGCCGGCCCGTCCGATTGA
- a CDS encoding ribose-phosphate pyrophosphokinase (catalyzes the formation of 5-phospho-alpha-D-ribose 1-phosphate from D-ribose 5-phosphate and ATP): MGSRLKIFSGSSNPKLAEAICRELGQPLGKIKLSRFKSGEIYCLYEETIRNCDVFLVQTFSHPINEHLVELLVMIDAAKRASARTINLIVPYYGYSRQERKSAPREPISAKLVADLLTTAGASRIMTLDLHAPAIQGFFNIPVDHLTALDLISDYIRQKRLEDPIVVSPDAGRATTAEKMANILNAPFAIMIKKRPAHNQAVITHIIGEVEGRTPVVIEDLIDTGTTIINVVEGLKERGARDAFVCATHPVFSGEAMRRLDHPNIREVVITDSIALPREPSPRFRVLSVAPLFSEAIRIIMEGGSLSTLFKYGGV; encoded by the coding sequence ATGGGCAGCCGGCTCAAAATTTTTTCCGGTTCGTCGAATCCGAAGTTGGCCGAGGCGATTTGCCGAGAGCTCGGCCAACCGCTCGGCAAAATCAAGCTGTCGCGGTTTAAAAGCGGCGAAATTTATTGCCTTTACGAGGAAACGATCCGCAACTGCGACGTGTTTTTAGTCCAGACGTTTTCTCATCCGATCAACGAGCATTTGGTCGAGCTGCTCGTCATGATCGACGCTGCGAAACGGGCGTCGGCGCGGACGATCAACTTGATCGTCCCGTATTACGGCTATTCGCGGCAGGAGCGTAAGAGCGCACCGCGCGAGCCGATTTCGGCGAAGCTGGTCGCCGATCTGCTGACGACGGCGGGAGCGAGCCGGATCATGACGCTCGATCTGCACGCGCCGGCGATTCAGGGCTTTTTCAACATCCCGGTCGACCATTTGACGGCGCTCGATCTGATCAGCGACTACATCCGGCAAAAGAGATTGGAAGACCCGATCGTCGTCTCACCGGACGCGGGCCGCGCGACGACGGCGGAAAAAATGGCGAACATTCTGAACGCGCCCTTCGCCATCATGATCAAGAAGCGGCCGGCGCACAACCAGGCGGTCATCACGCACATCATCGGCGAAGTCGAAGGGAGAACGCCGGTCGTCATCGAGGACCTGATCGACACCGGTACGACGATCATCAACGTCGTCGAAGGGCTGAAAGAGCGCGGCGCCCGCGACGCGTTCGTCTGCGCGACGCACCCGGTCTTTTCCGGGGAGGCAATGCGGCGGCTGGATCACCCGAACATCCGCGAGGTCGTCATCACCGACTCGATCGCGTTGCCCCGCGAACCTTCCCCGCGATTCCGCGTGCTTTCCGTCGCACCGCTTTTTTCCGAGGCGATCCGCATCATCATGGAAGGGGGAAGCCTCAGCACGCTGTTCAAATACGGCGGGGTCTGA
- a CDS encoding thioredoxin-disulfide reductase: MTYRTVVVGTGPAGLTAAIYLARANLRPLVIEGPEPGGQLTLTTEVENFPGFPEGILGPELMDRMRRQAERFGAEIVRGWVESVDLSVRPFRLNVDGLGEVRTETLVVATGASARLLGIPGERENIGRGVSTCATCDGFFFRGKKIVVVGGGDSAMEEAIFLTKFAQEVRVVHRRDELRASKIMQDRARANPKIVWSMNRTPLEIVADERGVRALKVRHNATGAIETIETDGVFVAIGHTPNTGFLKGQLEMDDHGYIKVKPGTSETSVPGVFACGDVQDARYRQAITAAGSGCMAAIDCERYLESRSAHG, from the coding sequence ATGACATACCGCACGGTTGTCGTCGGCACCGGACCGGCCGGCCTGACGGCGGCGATCTATCTGGCGCGTGCCAATCTCCGGCCGCTCGTCATCGAAGGACCGGAACCGGGCGGACAGCTGACGCTGACGACGGAAGTCGAGAATTTCCCGGGGTTTCCCGAAGGCATTCTCGGTCCGGAGCTGATGGACCGGATGCGGCGGCAGGCAGAGCGGTTCGGGGCGGAAATCGTCCGCGGATGGGTCGAGTCCGTCGACCTATCCGTTCGGCCGTTTCGGCTGAACGTCGACGGCCTCGGCGAAGTGAGAACGGAAACGTTAGTTGTGGCGACCGGCGCGTCGGCCAGGTTGCTCGGCATTCCGGGCGAACGGGAGAATATCGGCCGCGGCGTCAGCACGTGCGCGACGTGCGACGGATTTTTTTTCCGGGGCAAAAAGATCGTGGTCGTCGGCGGCGGCGATTCGGCGATGGAAGAAGCGATTTTTCTCACGAAATTCGCTCAAGAAGTGCGCGTCGTCCATCGCCGCGACGAGCTCAGGGCGTCGAAAATCATGCAGGACCGCGCGCGCGCCAACCCGAAAATCGTCTGGAGTATGAACCGGACGCCGCTTGAGATCGTCGCCGATGAACGCGGGGTTCGCGCGCTCAAAGTGCGCCACAACGCCACCGGTGCGATCGAAACGATCGAAACCGACGGTGTGTTCGTCGCGATCGGCCATACGCCTAACACGGGCTTTCTGAAGGGGCAGCTCGAGATGGACGACCACGGCTACATCAAGGTGAAGCCGGGAACGAGCGAGACGAGCGTGCCGGGCGTCTTCGCCTGCGGCGATGTCCAGGATGCCCGCTATCGACAGGCGATCACGGCGGCCGGAAGCGGCTGCATGGCGGCCATCGACTGCGAACGTTACCTGGAAAGCCGGTCGGCGCACGGCTGA
- a CDS encoding glucokinase — MTREVYVGVDLGGTALKVGVCDGEGRLLYKDERPTGIADGVETVLDRIAEAVRNAANASGAGWDRVAGVGAGIPGFLDIPNGYVKWSVNLGWRDVPVAAELRRRLGVPVVINNDANVAALGEAWSGAGAGISDVVCYTLGTGVGGGIVVGGRLIEGFNGMAGEFGHMRVVPDLEAVQCNCGQKGCLETVSSATGIVRMARDALERGSETSLSSLERISAKDVFDAAKAGDEVARRIVARAALYLGKSMATVAVIVNPRRFIVGGGVSKAGEFFIAQVRESFLRCAPAAASEGVDVVAALHGNDAGVIGAAGLLLRR, encoded by the coding sequence ATGACACGGGAAGTTTACGTAGGGGTTGATTTGGGGGGCACCGCGCTGAAAGTCGGCGTCTGCGACGGTGAAGGTCGGTTGCTGTATAAGGACGAGCGCCCGACCGGCATTGCGGACGGCGTGGAGACGGTGCTCGACCGGATCGCGGAAGCCGTCCGCAACGCGGCCAACGCGTCCGGAGCCGGCTGGGACCGGGTCGCCGGCGTCGGCGCAGGAATTCCCGGTTTTCTCGACATTCCGAACGGCTACGTCAAATGGTCGGTGAATCTCGGTTGGCGCGACGTGCCGGTCGCCGCCGAGTTGAGACGGCGGCTCGGCGTTCCCGTCGTCATCAACAACGACGCCAACGTTGCGGCGTTAGGCGAGGCGTGGAGCGGCGCAGGCGCAGGAATATCCGACGTCGTCTGCTATACACTCGGCACCGGCGTCGGCGGCGGCATCGTTGTCGGCGGCAGATTGATCGAAGGTTTTAACGGCATGGCGGGCGAGTTCGGCCATATGCGGGTCGTGCCCGACCTCGAGGCCGTACAGTGCAACTGCGGTCAGAAAGGTTGCCTCGAAACCGTTTCGTCGGCGACCGGCATCGTCCGGATGGCCCGCGACGCGCTGGAGCGCGGTTCGGAAACTTCGCTTTCGTCGCTCGAGCGGATTTCGGCGAAAGACGTGTTCGACGCAGCCAAGGCCGGTGACGAGGTCGCACGGCGTATCGTCGCTCGAGCGGCGCTTTATCTCGGTAAGTCGATGGCGACGGTCGCGGTGATCGTCAACCCGCGGCGGTTTATCGTCGGCGGCGGCGTTTCGAAAGCCGGCGAGTTTTTTATCGCGCAGGTCCGGGAGTCGTTTCTGCGATGCGCGCCCGCCGCGGCGAGCGAAGGCGTCGACGTCGTCGCCGCGCTGCACGGCAACGACGCCGGCGTCATCGGCGCGGCCGGGCTTCTGTTGCGTCGCTGA